Proteins encoded within one genomic window of Tabrizicola piscis:
- a CDS encoding YciI family protein, translated as MHYAITNIDHPGRNWLRTDLRPKHIEYLRTPHEGVKLVLAGPFINEDNGEMIGSLLIVSADDVAAAERFRDGDPFASGGLFQSSDVRPWKWAIGAPESSEV; from the coding sequence ATGCACTACGCGATCACGAACATTGACCATCCGGGCCGGAACTGGCTTCGGACAGATTTGCGGCCCAAGCATATCGAATACCTAAGGACGCCCCACGAAGGGGTGAAGCTGGTTCTGGCTGGCCCATTCATTAACGAGGATAATGGCGAGATGATTGGCTCTCTGCTGATCGTGTCCGCCGATGATGTCGCCGCCGCCGAGCGGTTTCGGGACGGTGATCCCTTCGCATCCGGCGGATTGTTCCAATCCAGCGATGTGCGTCCTTGGAAGTGGGCTATCGGTGCCCCCGAAAGCTCAGAGGTTTGA
- a CDS encoding carboxymuconolactone decarboxylase family protein: MTDEAITKRRTSRTELRAIAAEAMQTFGTDAHERASVPAGIRSCMEELELGMIKSRDQLTLQERFIVWLSAACVLGQTEKLGVLAKGAQDAGLTKTQISEVFLQCVLYAGTPNVELAFKAANLGQVDSTGTDCSANFADLSATMRAKLHGDLQNKGYSDPSRKHMADLYEIAASYGYGVIWRRPGLDLRHRLFCAMAAMASLPVASASLNKFARTAISHGFTSPEIVEIVIQTAPFCGFPAAIGAMNTVSGAVADRN, from the coding sequence ATGACTGATGAGGCAATAACAAAGCGCAGGACGTCCAGGACCGAATTGCGCGCCATCGCGGCGGAGGCGATGCAAACGTTCGGGACCGACGCCCATGAACGCGCTTCGGTCCCGGCAGGAATCCGCTCCTGCATGGAAGAGCTGGAGCTGGGGATGATAAAGTCCCGCGATCAACTTACCCTGCAGGAGCGGTTCATTGTCTGGCTAAGCGCGGCCTGCGTTCTGGGCCAAACGGAAAAGCTCGGCGTGCTTGCAAAAGGCGCGCAGGACGCAGGGCTCACAAAGACCCAGATTTCGGAAGTCTTTCTGCAGTGCGTCCTCTACGCAGGTACCCCGAATGTGGAGCTTGCCTTCAAAGCTGCAAACTTGGGCCAGGTCGACAGCACTGGGACTGACTGTAGTGCGAATTTCGCAGACTTGTCGGCGACAATGCGCGCCAAACTGCACGGTGACTTGCAGAACAAGGGATATTCAGACCCAAGCCGGAAGCATATGGCCGATCTTTATGAGATCGCAGCCTCTTATGGCTATGGGGTGATCTGGCGGCGTCCAGGTCTTGATCTGCGCCACAGGCTTTTCTGCGCGATGGCGGCAATGGCAAGCCTGCCGGTCGCCTCAGCTTCCCTCAACAAGTTCGCGAGAACCGCCATAAGCCATGGTTTCACCTCGCCCGAGATTGTCGAGATTGTCATCCAGACCGCGCCCTTTTGCGGCTTCCCTGCCGCAATCGGCGCAATGAATACCGTCAGCGGCGCAGTCGCCGACCGAAACTAA
- a CDS encoding redoxin domain-containing protein, whose protein sequence is MPTTLIPGQPVPSLTFPLLGGQVFDITQSKPGYLTLVEVYRGLHCPRCHRHILGLNSVMPRMAERGVNVVAVSADPQDRAQTAKDKWGIDALPLGYDLDEATARAWGLFISNPITPNEPKPFYEPGTFFVRPDGVLFAVSLGSTPFGRAHWPDWLEGLDAAKARNYPPRGDRA, encoded by the coding sequence ATGCCGACCACTTTGATACCCGGTCAACCGGTTCCATCCCTGACCTTCCCGCTGTTGGGCGGGCAAGTCTTTGACATCACGCAAAGCAAGCCGGGCTATCTGACGCTTGTGGAGGTGTACCGTGGCCTTCATTGCCCGCGATGCCACCGCCACATTCTGGGCTTGAACTCGGTCATGCCGCGCATGGCCGAACGTGGTGTGAATGTCGTGGCCGTTTCGGCCGACCCGCAGGATCGCGCGCAAACCGCGAAAGACAAATGGGGGATCGACGCATTGCCATTGGGCTATGACCTTGACGAGGCAACAGCCCGAGCTTGGGGCCTGTTCATTTCGAACCCGATCACCCCGAATGAACCAAAGCCGTTCTATGAGCCGGGAACCTTTTTTGTAAGGCCTGACGGTGTCCTGTTCGCTGTCTCTCTTGGGTCAACCCCTTTCGGCCGCGCGCATTGGCCTGACTGGCTGGAAGGCCTGGATGCAGCCAAGGCACGCAACTATCCGCCCCGCGGCGACCGTGCCTGA
- a CDS encoding deiodinase-like protein, whose protein sequence is MRDTGLNRTYNYKHFTPEEYDFSVFHGLNVGESFFDADVFTFDGVARKLSDYVGGKPLVLEIGSMTCPMYARSAREMKPMPSQYPGLNFAILYVREAHPGERVGQHETIEDKIAAAKMSCTKHAEERLTLVDNIDGTGHQAYGSKPNSIYVIGTDGTILFRSIWNNAPQIVDVLQAISEEQKLIKRELDARPPFSLLSVRTLMMGGWVAFFDFVTGLPRLIMSHRKAGNM, encoded by the coding sequence ATGCGTGATACCGGCCTGAATCGAACCTACAACTACAAACATTTCACGCCCGAGGAGTATGACTTTTCGGTGTTTCACGGCTTGAACGTCGGAGAGTCCTTCTTTGATGCAGACGTCTTCACATTCGACGGTGTGGCGCGGAAACTTTCGGACTACGTCGGCGGCAAGCCGTTGGTGCTTGAGATTGGCAGCATGACTTGCCCGATGTACGCGCGAAGCGCGCGTGAAATGAAGCCGATGCCAAGTCAGTACCCTGGACTGAACTTTGCGATTCTATACGTCCGTGAGGCCCACCCGGGTGAGCGCGTCGGTCAGCATGAAACCATCGAAGACAAGATTGCGGCTGCCAAGATGTCCTGCACCAAACACGCGGAAGAGCGTCTGACCCTTGTCGACAATATCGATGGCACTGGCCACCAGGCCTACGGCTCCAAGCCCAACTCCATCTATGTCATCGGCACTGACGGCACGATCCTGTTCCGCAGCATCTGGAACAACGCGCCACAGATCGTGGACGTCCTTCAGGCCATTTCGGAAGAACAGAAACTGATAAAGCGCGAACTTGATGCGCGGCCTCCGTTCTCACTGCTGTCGGTCAGGACCCTCATGATGGGGGGCTGGGTCGCGTTTTTCGATTTTGTCACCGGCCTGCCGCGCCTGATCATGAGCCATCGGAAAGCGGGCAACATGTAA
- a CDS encoding PDR/VanB family oxidoreductase gives MTDTLTVRVVAKAIVAQDTYAFRFAGIDQQLPACDAGAHVDVHLPSGLVRQYSLTRPNHGNERYEIGVLRDPNGRGGSVEMCDTVQVGDTVRISSPRNNFALHPGHGRYLLLAGGIGITPILAMARALEARGADYLVYACARKPERAPFMEEIKAEPIAANFQWYFDEVEGGCRLDIGALVATVTKNDQVYACGPTAFLDAAEKACAVLAPGRFHQERFKANLEPLSEDQMGAFEVQLRVDGPVLTVPGDKSLLETLADHGYEVPKSCLEGVCGTCIMPLLASGEVIHRDTCLYPDEQQNNTSIAVCVSRGAPGSRLVIDFG, from the coding sequence ATGACTGACACCCTGACTGTCCGCGTTGTCGCCAAGGCGATTGTCGCACAAGACACCTACGCTTTCCGTTTTGCCGGTATCGACCAGCAGCTGCCCGCCTGTGACGCCGGTGCGCATGTCGACGTGCATCTCCCCTCGGGGTTGGTGCGCCAATACTCGTTGACCCGTCCGAACCACGGCAATGAGCGCTATGAGATCGGGGTGCTGCGCGACCCGAACGGGCGCGGCGGCTCGGTGGAGATGTGCGACACAGTGCAGGTGGGTGATACAGTCCGCATCTCTTCGCCGCGGAACAACTTTGCGCTGCATCCGGGCCATGGTCGGTATCTTCTTCTGGCTGGCGGGATCGGTATCACGCCGATCCTGGCCATGGCCCGCGCGCTGGAGGCCCGTGGGGCCGACTATCTTGTCTATGCCTGCGCGCGCAAGCCCGAGCGTGCGCCCTTCATGGAAGAGATCAAGGCTGAGCCGATTGCAGCGAATTTTCAGTGGTATTTTGATGAGGTCGAGGGTGGATGCCGGCTGGATATCGGTGCCCTCGTCGCAACTGTGACCAAGAACGATCAGGTTTACGCTTGTGGGCCGACAGCTTTCCTTGATGCAGCCGAAAAGGCCTGTGCAGTTCTGGCGCCTGGCCGTTTCCATCAGGAAAGGTTCAAGGCCAATCTGGAGCCGCTGAGCGAGGATCAGATGGGCGCCTTTGAAGTCCAGCTTCGGGTGGACGGACCCGTTCTGACAGTGCCCGGTGACAAGTCCCTGCTCGAGACATTGGCTGATCACGGCTACGAAGTGCCGAAGTCGTGCTTGGAGGGTGTTTGCGGGACTTGCATCATGCCGCTTCTGGCAAGCGGAGAGGTCATTCATCGTGACACCTGCCTCTATCCGGATGAGCAGCAGAACAACACATCCATCGCCGTTTGCGTGTCGCGCGGCGCGCCGGGATCGCGTTTGGTGATCGATTTCGGATGA
- a CDS encoding FAD-dependent oxidoreductase produces the protein MSARYETEVLIIGSGPSGSSAAALLARYGIKTLLVNKYGWTAPTPRAHITNQRTMEVIRDLGLEDEAKKYGVSNDLMGENTICASLAGEEFGRIKTWGTDVRRRADYDEASPTSMCDLPQNLLEPIFVRSSALDGGKVRFDTEYLSHEQDSSGVTATLRDRLTGQTFEVRAKYMIGCDGANSKVLEDLDLPLEGEMGKSGSINMLFEADLSKFVAHRPSVLYWVIQPGSDIGGLGIGVVRMVRPWNKWLAIWGYDVEKGPPELNEAFATKIVHKLIGDDSVPVRIEGTSTWTVNDMYATHLQKGRVFCAGDAIHRHPPTNGLGSNTSIQDSFNLCWKIAMVLRGQADERLLETYSVERAPVARQIVKRANKSLKDFPPIAVALGLPQAKSIDEMYANMAKRKDSTPEAEKQRAQLRAAIAGTDYVYNAHGVEMNQRYDSAAIVSDGSAPEVFKDEELYHQASSRPGAPVPHVWVYHSSGHRVSTKDLCGKGRFTLLTGLGGEGWHTAAKAVREALGVEIDVHVIGPGQALEDHYGEFAKVRGTTDSGALLVRPDFHVAFRAQEYDSNAQTALVQAASRILGRTFVH, from the coding sequence ATGTCCGCACGCTACGAAACCGAGGTTTTGATCATCGGCTCCGGCCCATCCGGTTCCTCAGCCGCAGCCTTGTTGGCAAGATACGGGATCAAGACCCTTTTGGTGAACAAATACGGATGGACAGCGCCAACGCCGCGCGCGCACATCACGAACCAGCGCACGATGGAGGTGATCCGCGATCTGGGGCTTGAGGACGAGGCCAAGAAATACGGCGTTTCCAACGACTTGATGGGCGAGAACACCATCTGCGCCAGCCTTGCGGGCGAAGAGTTCGGGCGGATCAAGACCTGGGGCACCGATGTGCGCCGCCGCGCAGATTACGACGAGGCCTCGCCCACCTCGATGTGCGACCTGCCCCAGAACCTTCTGGAGCCGATCTTTGTCCGCTCCTCGGCGCTGGATGGCGGCAAGGTCCGCTTTGACACCGAGTATCTGTCGCATGAGCAGGACAGCAGCGGGGTGACGGCCACCTTGCGGGATCGGCTGACCGGTCAGACGTTTGAGGTGCGGGCGAAATACATGATCGGGTGTGACGGCGCCAATTCGAAAGTCCTGGAAGATCTTGACCTGCCGCTGGAAGGCGAGATGGGCAAGTCAGGCTCGATCAACATGCTGTTTGAGGCTGATCTTTCCAAGTTCGTCGCCCACCGGCCATCGGTCCTTTACTGGGTGATCCAGCCCGGGTCAGACATCGGCGGCCTTGGCATCGGGGTCGTTCGCATGGTGCGCCCCTGGAACAAGTGGCTGGCAATCTGGGGCTACGACGTCGAGAAGGGCCCGCCCGAACTTAACGAAGCTTTTGCCACGAAGATCGTCCACAAGCTGATCGGCGATGACAGCGTTCCGGTCAGGATCGAGGGCACTTCGACATGGACGGTCAACGACATGTACGCGACGCATCTGCAGAAGGGCCGGGTGTTCTGTGCCGGCGATGCGATCCACCGCCACCCACCCACCAATGGGTTGGGGTCGAACACATCGATCCAGGACAGTTTCAACCTGTGCTGGAAAATCGCCATGGTGTTGCGCGGGCAGGCCGATGAACGTCTGCTGGAAACCTACTCTGTCGAGCGCGCACCTGTGGCAAGGCAGATCGTCAAGCGTGCCAACAAGTCGTTGAAGGACTTTCCGCCCATTGCCGTCGCCTTGGGGTTGCCGCAGGCAAAAAGCATCGATGAGATGTATGCCAACATGGCCAAACGCAAGGACTCCACGCCAGAGGCCGAAAAGCAGCGCGCCCAGCTTCGGGCGGCCATTGCGGGGACGGACTACGTCTACAACGCCCACGGCGTTGAGATGAACCAGCGATATGACAGCGCCGCAATCGTTTCGGACGGTTCCGCACCCGAAGTGTTCAAGGATGAAGAGCTTTATCATCAGGCATCGTCCCGGCCAGGCGCTCCGGTCCCGCATGTCTGGGTCTACCACTCCAGTGGGCATCGCGTTTCGACCAAGGACCTTTGTGGCAAAGGCCGATTTACCTTGCTGACGGGATTGGGCGGTGAAGGGTGGCACACAGCAGCGAAAGCCGTCCGCGAGGCTTTGGGGGTTGAGATTGACGTGCATGTCATCGGGCCAGGCCAGGCGCTTGAGGATCACTATGGTGAGTTTGCCAAAGTGCGGGGGACCACGGACAGCGGCGCGCTTCTTGTCCGGCCCGATTTCCACGTGGCTTTCCGGGCGCAGGAATATGACAGCAATGCTCAAACCGCCCTTGTCCAAGCGGCATCGCGGATCTTGGGCCGTACTTTTGTTCACTGA
- a CDS encoding LysR family transcriptional regulator: protein MDLEFRQLKYFIAVAEEGNIGRAAQRLNISQPPISRQIQALEHELGAALFIRTPKGVDLTEAGRVFYADAQKVLSQAKNAVDRTRAAERGELGRLDIAFFGSTVYQTVPLLLRAFHRAQPQIEVSLTRMGKADQVNALRDGRIHIGFGRYYNQASGLAIELISREPLYAAIPADLALGTQDEVRLADLAHLPVVLFPAGDRPSFADEIISLFRGAKVEFEVDSIATDSTAALALVASGTRCTIVPEAIAKLQFPALNCVPIKDCRTLAPSSCIYLEDDQRPVLKEFLKVLRSVSLSAAANAEGASPGGFKGIGA from the coding sequence ATGGATTTGGAATTCAGGCAGTTGAAATACTTCATCGCTGTCGCCGAAGAGGGCAACATCGGACGCGCGGCGCAACGCCTGAACATATCGCAGCCGCCGATCAGCCGACAGATCCAGGCCTTGGAGCATGAGCTTGGAGCAGCCCTGTTCATCCGAACGCCCAAAGGCGTTGACCTGACCGAGGCGGGCCGCGTCTTTTACGCCGACGCGCAGAAAGTGCTGTCGCAGGCAAAGAACGCTGTCGACCGCACCCGCGCCGCCGAGCGGGGGGAATTGGGCAGGCTTGATATCGCGTTCTTTGGGTCGACCGTCTACCAGACCGTGCCGCTTTTGCTGCGCGCCTTTCACCGGGCGCAGCCGCAGATCGAAGTGTCGCTGACCCGCATGGGCAAGGCGGATCAGGTCAACGCCCTGCGCGATGGACGTATCCATATCGGGTTCGGACGTTACTACAATCAGGCCAGCGGACTTGCGATTGAGCTGATCTCACGCGAGCCGCTTTATGCGGCGATTCCGGCGGACCTTGCTCTTGGTACGCAGGACGAGGTTCGTCTTGCCGATCTGGCGCATTTGCCTGTCGTCCTCTTTCCGGCAGGGGATCGCCCAAGTTTTGCGGATGAGATCATAAGCCTGTTCCGCGGCGCGAAGGTCGAATTCGAAGTGGACAGCATTGCCACAGATTCAACGGCGGCGCTTGCCCTTGTCGCCAGCGGGACACGGTGCACGATCGTGCCTGAAGCCATTGCAAAACTGCAGTTTCCCGCCCTGAACTGTGTGCCGATCAAGGATTGCAGGACGCTTGCACCCAGTTCCTGCATCTATCTGGAAGACGATCAGCGCCCCGTGCTCAAGGAATTCCTGAAAGTTCTCAGAAGTGTTTCCCTTTCCGCGGCAGCCAATGCGGAAGGCGCATCGCCTGGCGGTTTCAAAGGTATTGGAGCGTAA
- a CDS encoding LysR substrate-binding domain-containing protein, translating into MDLLASITLKHLRCFVETYHTHSVADAAEALGITQSAASRRITDLETLLATQLFTRAGRRLVPNVTAGLLLRHAEAALQKLGTGLDLIAGAGGPARPTLVVGALPTVAATLVPQAVLQLRAAVPDLLIRIETGSGDQLLPRLRSGHLDGVVGRMAAVEHMAGLRFDPLFMDRLAFVARVGHPLSHGKFPASALSRFPVIMPPEQAVIRPVVDRFLAARGIGLPDDRIETTAEAVATAILRETDAIWIISRGVAEAAVAEGRLVFLPVDTTDTIGSIGLMQRSDPPAPEMIAFADCLRSSVMQRDRHMPFA; encoded by the coding sequence ATGGACTTGCTGGCATCAATTACGCTGAAGCATCTGCGCTGCTTCGTTGAGACCTATCACACGCACAGCGTCGCTGATGCGGCCGAGGCTTTGGGGATTACCCAATCCGCTGCCAGCCGAAGAATTACGGATCTGGAAACCCTGCTGGCCACGCAGCTGTTCACGCGGGCCGGGCGTCGGCTGGTGCCAAACGTCACGGCGGGCCTGCTGTTGCGCCATGCAGAGGCGGCATTGCAGAAACTTGGCACCGGGCTTGATTTGATTGCCGGGGCCGGCGGGCCTGCGCGACCGACGCTGGTCGTCGGCGCTTTGCCGACCGTTGCCGCTACACTTGTGCCACAAGCCGTGCTGCAGCTTCGCGCTGCTGTTCCCGACCTGCTGATCAGGATCGAGACGGGGTCCGGCGACCAGCTTCTTCCGCGCTTGCGCAGCGGGCATCTGGACGGTGTCGTGGGGCGGATGGCAGCGGTTGAACACATGGCGGGTCTGCGGTTCGACCCGCTGTTCATGGATCGTCTGGCCTTCGTCGCCCGCGTGGGGCATCCCCTGAGCCATGGCAAGTTTCCTGCAAGCGCGCTGTCCCGCTTCCCCGTCATAATGCCGCCCGAGCAGGCCGTGATCCGCCCGGTGGTTGATCGCTTTCTAGCGGCCCGGGGAATTGGTCTGCCCGATGACCGGATCGAGACCACCGCCGAAGCCGTCGCAACGGCAATCCTGCGCGAAACCGACGCGATCTGGATCATCTCACGTGGGGTGGCCGAGGCGGCAGTGGCTGAAGGCCGGTTGGTTTTTCTGCCCGTCGATACAACAGACACGATCGGGTCCATCGGCTTGATGCAACGCAGCGATCCCCCCGCGCCCGAGATGATTGCCTTCGCCGACTGCTTGCGCAGTTCGGTCATGCAAAGGGATCGCCACATGCCATTTGCCTAG
- a CDS encoding CoA transferase subunit A: MTVAFEGFTHLIPHAAAHETIRQGIGDLTLIRMTPDVIYDQMIGMGLVRKVVFSYAGNPGVGLLRRLRDAVENAWPRPLEIEEHSHAAMANAYEAGAAGLPMAVFRGYLGAGLKAVNPNIRSVTCPFTGEELAAVPAIRPDVSIIHAQKADKQGNVLIEGIVGVQKEAVLSARAAIVTVEEVVERLDAHPNACVLPHWTLDAIVEVPGGAHPSYAHGYYDRDNAAYLEWDQIAADRDAFKEWMQRHVLDADEAIFATRANRIVGAA; the protein is encoded by the coding sequence ATGACCGTTGCATTCGAAGGGTTCACGCATCTGATCCCGCATGCCGCCGCGCATGAAACCATTCGTCAGGGGATCGGGGATCTGACCCTGATCCGCATGACCCCCGACGTGATCTATGACCAGATGATCGGCATGGGTCTGGTGCGCAAAGTCGTGTTTTCCTATGCGGGCAATCCGGGTGTCGGCCTGTTGCGCCGCCTGCGGGACGCGGTTGAAAACGCATGGCCGCGGCCGCTTGAGATTGAGGAACATTCCCACGCCGCCATGGCCAATGCCTATGAGGCAGGGGCCGCCGGTCTGCCGATGGCCGTGTTCCGCGGCTATCTGGGTGCCGGGCTCAAGGCTGTGAACCCCAACATCCGCAGTGTCACCTGCCCCTTCACGGGCGAGGAATTGGCCGCCGTCCCGGCCATCCGGCCGGATGTCAGCATCATCCATGCGCAAAAGGCCGACAAGCAAGGCAATGTCCTGATCGAAGGGATCGTCGGCGTGCAGAAAGAGGCGGTCCTCAGCGCCCGGGCCGCCATCGTCACCGTCGAAGAGGTGGTCGAACGGCTGGACGCGCATCCCAATGCTTGCGTCCTGCCGCATTGGACGCTTGATGCCATCGTCGAAGTGCCGGGGGGCGCGCATCCCTCCTACGCCCATGGCTACTATGACCGCGACAATGCTGCCTATCTTGAATGGGACCAGATCGCAGCGGATCGCGATGCGTTCAAAGAATGGATGCAAAGGCATGTTCTGGACGCTGACGAAGCCATTTTCGCAACCCGCGCGAACAGAATCGTAGGTGCAGCATGA
- a CDS encoding CoA-transferase subunit beta → MTGFSPDEMMTVAAARALSSRDVCFVGIGAPSAACNLARLTHAPDITLIYESGTIGTAPQVLPLSIGDGELCDTAVTTVPVPEMFRYWLQGGRITVGFLGAAQLDRFGNINTTVVGDYNAPKVRLPGGGGAPEIASSSQQIFITMKQSKRSFVPKIDFFTSFGHGNGGSHRQDLGITTAGPSLLVTDMAVWRPDPVTKEFTVISLHPGVTLQDMADTVGWTIRYSDAMTETPAPTAEELEVLRALKARTQAAHNREVAS, encoded by the coding sequence ATGACCGGCTTTTCCCCAGATGAGATGATGACGGTTGCAGCGGCGCGCGCCCTGTCCAGTCGGGATGTCTGCTTTGTGGGCATCGGCGCGCCATCGGCGGCGTGCAATCTGGCACGGCTGACCCACGCCCCAGACATCACCCTGATCTACGAATCCGGCACCATCGGCACCGCGCCGCAGGTCCTGCCGCTTTCAATCGGCGACGGCGAACTATGCGACACGGCTGTGACGACTGTGCCGGTCCCGGAAATGTTCCGCTATTGGCTGCAGGGCGGTCGGATCACGGTGGGCTTCCTGGGGGCGGCCCAACTGGACCGGTTTGGAAACATCAACACCACCGTCGTAGGCGACTACAACGCGCCCAAGGTGCGTTTGCCAGGGGGCGGCGGCGCGCCCGAGATTGCGTCGTCCAGCCAGCAGATCTTCATCACGATGAAGCAGTCAAAGCGCAGCTTCGTGCCGAAGATTGATTTCTTCACCTCGTTTGGCCATGGAAACGGCGGCTCACATCGCCAAGACCTGGGGATCACGACGGCTGGCCCAAGCCTTTTGGTGACCGATATGGCGGTGTGGCGGCCGGACCCGGTGACCAAGGAATTCACCGTCATCTCGCTGCATCCCGGCGTCACACTGCAGGACATGGCCGATACGGTTGGCTGGACCATCCGCTACAGCGACGCGATGACCGAAACCCCCGCACCCACCGCGGAAGAGCTTGAGGTGCTGCGCGCCCTGAAGGCCCGGACACAGGCCGCCCATAACCGTGAGGTAGCGTCATGA
- the pcaF gene encoding 3-oxoadipyl-CoA thiolase, producing MIDAFICDYIRTPIGRFGGTLAAVRADDLGAVPLRALMARNPALDWAAVDEVIFGCANQAGEDNRNVARMSSLLAGLPESVPGTTINRLCGSGMDAVIMAARAIRSGEADLVIAGGVENMSRAPFVLPKAESAFSRAASIEDTTIGWRFINPLMKAQYGVDSMPETGENVAEDFGISRADQDLFALRSQERASHAIASGRLAQEITPVTIPQRKGAPLVFTTDEHPRPSTLESLANLPTPFRKGGSVTAGNASGVNDGSAAMIVASAAAVKAHGLIPMARILGGATAGVPPRIMGIGPAPATLKLCARLGISPTDFDVIELNEAFASQGIAVLRQLGLPEDAPHINPNGGAIALGHPLGMSGARITGTAALELQQRGGKLALATMCIGVGQGIAIALAAA from the coding sequence ATGATCGACGCGTTCATCTGTGACTACATCCGCACCCCGATTGGCCGCTTCGGGGGCACCTTGGCGGCTGTCCGGGCTGACGATCTGGGCGCGGTTCCCTTGCGGGCGCTGATGGCGCGCAACCCGGCGCTCGACTGGGCGGCGGTGGATGAGGTGATCTTCGGCTGCGCCAATCAGGCGGGCGAAGACAACCGAAATGTCGCGCGGATGTCGTCCTTGCTGGCGGGCCTACCAGAAAGCGTGCCGGGCACCACGATCAACCGGTTGTGCGGTTCAGGCATGGACGCCGTCATCATGGCCGCCCGTGCCATCCGTTCGGGTGAGGCGGATCTGGTGATTGCGGGCGGCGTCGAAAACATGAGCCGCGCGCCCTTCGTCCTTCCCAAGGCCGAATCCGCCTTTTCGCGCGCTGCCAGCATCGAGGACACGACGATTGGATGGCGCTTCATCAATCCGCTGATGAAGGCACAATACGGCGTCGATTCCATGCCCGAGACGGGCGAGAATGTCGCCGAGGATTTTGGCATATCCCGCGCCGATCAGGATCTCTTTGCCCTCCGCAGCCAGGAACGTGCGTCCCATGCCATCGCCTCGGGTCGGCTGGCGCAAGAGATCACACCGGTCACAATCCCCCAACGCAAGGGCGCGCCGCTTGTGTTCACGACCGACGAACACCCGCGCCCTTCGACGCTGGAGTCGCTGGCAAACCTGCCGACGCCATTCCGCAAGGGCGGCTCGGTCACGGCAGGCAACGCGTCCGGCGTGAATGATGGGTCGGCGGCGATGATCGTCGCTTCGGCGGCGGCCGTCAAAGCACATGGCCTGATCCCAATGGCCCGGATCCTTGGCGGTGCCACCGCAGGCGTGCCCCCAAGGATCATGGGTATCGGGCCGGCCCCTGCCACACTCAAGCTTTGCGCTAGGCTGGGCATCTCTCCGACCGATTTCGATGTGATCGAACTGAACGAAGCCTTCGCCTCGCAAGGAATTGCCGTGTTGCGGCAGTTGGGCCTGCCCGAGGATGCGCCGCATATCAACCCGAATGGGGGCGCCATCGCCCTGGGTCACCCGCTTGGGATGTCGGGGGCGCGGATCACGGGGACGGCAGCGTTGGAGCTGCAGCAGCGCGGTGGCAAGTTGGCGCTGGCGACCATGTGCATCGGGGTCGGTCAAGGCATAGCAATCGCGCTTGCGGCGGCCTGA